The following proteins are co-located in the Apium graveolens cultivar Ventura chromosome 5, ASM990537v1, whole genome shotgun sequence genome:
- the LOC141723443 gene encoding histone chaperone ASF1B-like → MSAVNITNVTVLDNPSPFPNPFRFEISYECLVPLKDDLEWKLIYVGSAEDETYDQLLESVLVGPVNVGNYRFVFEADPPDPVKIREEDIIGVTVLLLTCSYVGQEFIRVGYYINNDYDDEQLKEEPPQKVLIDRVQKNILADKPRVTKFPINFQPDNNENELHQPPSPGHPAEINENSELPSTSACNNVLFQETNSQAVN, encoded by the exons ATGAGTGCTGTGAACATCACAAACGTCACCGTTTTGGATAATCCATCTCCGTTTCCAAACCCTTTCCGATTTGAAATCTCTTACGAGTGTTTGGTTCCGCTTAAGGATG ATTTGGAGTGGAAATTAATTTATGTGGGATCTGCTGAGGATGAGACTTATGATCAACTCCTTGAAAGTGTACTTGTTGGACCCGTTAATGTTGGCAACTACCGCTTTGTGTTTGAG GCAGATCCTCCTGACCCAGTAAAAATCCGTGAAGAAGATATCATCGGTGTGACAGTACTACTCTTGACATGCTCTTATGTGGGGCAGGAATTCATCCGAGTGGGTTATTACATTAACAATGACTATGATGATGAACAACTAAAGGAAGAGCCTCCTCAAAAGGTTTTGATAGACAGGgttcaaaaaaatattttggCTGACAAGCCCAGGGTGACAAAGTTCCCAATCAACTTTCAACCGGACAACAATGAAAATGAATTGCACCAACCTCCTTCGCCTGGCCATCCCGCTGAAATCAATGAAAACAGTGAACTTCCATCTACATCTGCTTGTAACAATGTGCTCTTCCAGGAAACCAATAGCCAGGCAGTTAACTAG